One Primulina huaijiensis isolate GDHJ02 chromosome 5, ASM1229523v2, whole genome shotgun sequence DNA segment encodes these proteins:
- the LOC140977367 gene encoding calmodulin-7 gives MADQLTDDQISEFKEAFSLFDKDGDGCITTKELGTVMRSLGQNPTEAELQDMINEVDADGNGTIDFPEFLNLMARKMKDTDSEEELKEAFRVFDKDQNGFISAAELRHVMTNLGEKLTDEEVDEMIREADVDGDGQINYEEFVKVMMAK, from the exons ATGGCGGATCAGTTGACAGATGACCAGATCTCTGAGTTCAAGGAGGCCTTCAGCCTTTTCGACAAGGACGGCGATG GTTGCATAACAACCAAGGAGCTTGGCACGGTGATGAGATCTCTGGGGCAGAATCCAACGGAGGCCGAGCTCCAAGACATGATTAACGAGGTTGATGCGGATGGTAATGGAACCATCGACTTTCCCGAGTTCTTGAATCTCATGGCCCGGAAAATGAAGGACACTGACTCTGAGGAGGAACTAAAAGAGGCGTTTCGTGTCTTTGACAAAGATCAAAATGGTTTTATCTCTGCTGCTGAACTGCGCCATGTGATGACAAATCTTGGTGAGAAGCTAACGGATGAAGAGGTTGATGAGATGATTCGAGAGGCGGATGTTGATGGAGATGGGCAAATTAACTATGAAGAGTTTGTCAAGGTGATGATGGCCAAGTAA